Proteins from one Planctomyces sp. SH-PL62 genomic window:
- a CDS encoding VOC family protein, translating into MSVKRMDNVLIVVDDLEATKAFFIALGLTLEGETTVEGPSVGALVGLEDVRSTIAMLRTPDGQGIELDKFHTPDAVRFGPTAAPVNALGYRRVMFAVEDIDSVVARMVSLGAELIGEMKYGDSYKLAYIRGPEGIIVGLAEQLG; encoded by the coding sequence ATGTCAGTCAAACGGATGGACAACGTCCTCATCGTTGTCGACGATCTCGAAGCCACCAAGGCGTTCTTCATCGCACTGGGCCTCACGCTCGAGGGCGAGACGACGGTCGAGGGGCCTTCGGTCGGGGCGTTGGTCGGGCTGGAGGATGTCCGCTCCACCATCGCCATGCTGCGGACCCCCGACGGACAGGGCATCGAACTGGACAAGTTCCACACGCCCGACGCGGTCAGGTTCGGCCCCACGGCCGCGCCGGTGAACGCGTTGGGCTACCGTCGCGTCATGTTCGCCGTCGAGGACATCGACTCCGTCGTCGCTCGCATGGTCTCCCTCGGGGCCGAGCTCATCGGCGAGATGAAGTACGGGGATTCGTACAAGCTGGCCTACATTCGCGGGCCCGAGGGCATCATCGTCGGGCTTGCCGAGCAGCTCGGCTGA
- a CDS encoding dihydrofolate reductase family protein: MPKVVVRNFACSIDGFGAGLHQTQSEPFGKNASQIMDWFKSTRTFKSMIGGEGGSTGLDDSYAARAFEGVGASIMGRNMFSPLRGPWENEDWKGWWGDNPPFKHPVFVLTHHPRPTLEFGNGTSFHFVDGSPERVLEQAQAAAGDQDVKVNGGTATVRAFWKARLIDELHLVMAPVFVGEGERLLGGVEGYEVAGFEASEAAVHYRIVKKG, from the coding sequence ATGCCCAAAGTCGTGGTTCGCAACTTCGCCTGCTCCATAGACGGTTTCGGAGCCGGCCTCCACCAAACCCAGTCCGAACCCTTCGGCAAGAACGCCTCCCAGATCATGGACTGGTTCAAGTCCACCCGGACCTTCAAGTCCATGATCGGCGGCGAGGGAGGCAGCACGGGCCTGGACGACAGCTACGCGGCCAGGGCTTTCGAGGGCGTGGGCGCCTCCATCATGGGCCGCAACATGTTCAGCCCCCTCCGCGGCCCCTGGGAAAACGAGGATTGGAAGGGCTGGTGGGGCGACAACCCTCCCTTCAAGCACCCGGTCTTCGTGCTGACGCACCACCCCCGGCCCACGCTCGAGTTCGGGAACGGCACCTCCTTCCACTTCGTCGACGGCTCGCCGGAACGGGTCCTGGAGCAGGCCCAAGCCGCGGCTGGGGATCAGGACGTCAAGGTCAACGGCGGCACCGCCACGGTCCGCGCCTTCTGGAAAGCCCGGCTCATCGACGAGCTGCACCTCGTCATGGCGCCGGTCTTCGTGGGGGAAGGCGAGCGGCTCCTGGGCGGGGTGGAGGGCTACGAGGTCGCGGGCTTCGAGGCCTCCGAAGCGGCCGTGCATTACCGGATCGTGAAGAAGGGCTGA
- a CDS encoding DinB family protein, with protein sequence MSYSDSVLPEFDQEMANTRKVLERVPDDKLEWQAHPKSHTIGWNANHLANIPDWLVHALATPELDIAPPGGEAYIPPQATNRQEILETFDRNIAAAREGITRADEEHMAQPWTLLYAGKPVFTLTRSAVLRQIIINHMIHHRAILCVYLRLNDIPVPGMYGPSGDE encoded by the coding sequence ATGTCCTACTCCGACTCTGTGCTGCCTGAGTTCGATCAGGAGATGGCGAACACCCGCAAGGTGCTCGAACGCGTCCCCGACGACAAACTCGAATGGCAGGCCCACCCGAAGTCGCACACGATCGGCTGGAACGCCAACCATCTGGCGAACATCCCCGACTGGCTCGTGCACGCGCTGGCGACGCCGGAGCTGGATATCGCCCCGCCCGGCGGCGAGGCTTACATCCCTCCCCAGGCCACCAACCGGCAAGAGATCCTCGAGACGTTCGACCGGAATATCGCGGCCGCAAGGGAAGGGATCACCCGGGCCGACGAGGAGCACATGGCCCAGCCGTGGACGCTCCTGTATGCGGGCAAGCCGGTCTTCACGCTGACCCGGTCGGCCGTGCTCCGGCAGATCATCATCAACCACATGATCCACCACCGCGCGATCCTCTGCGTCTACCTCCGGCTGAACGACATCCCGGTGCCGGGGATGTACGGCCCTTCGGGCGACGAGTAA